The genomic interval TGCAGACGCCCGCCTCGCGTGACTACGCCGATATCGACGTAGCGCGATCCCACGTTGCCTCCCGCAAAGTCCACCGTGTATCCGCCCAAGTCGACGCGCAACTTTTGCAATGCCCTGCGCAGTCCCTCGGGCGTGGGTGCCCTGTCTGTCTGACGCAGTCCCTCAACAAGCACCCGGCAGTTCAGGTAGCCAATCAGGTGCAGTTGCGTGCGCGCGGTATCCTTAGGCGCATGGTGTTCCATGGCCGCGCGGAAACGCCGAATCAGGGCTGAAGAGGTGGAATCCGTGTTCGGCGTGACCTGGGCCAAACCGATGCCAGCAGCGGCTGCGTTGCCAGCCTTGTCGACAACGCCTTGGACTGGCACGTAGGACATGCCATAGACCGGTGTAGCGTCGCCTGCGTCCCGGATCTGCGCCGCGAAGGCAGCCCCGCTGTTGGGGACGAGGATCATCACGTAGGCCTGCGCGTTTGACTGGCGCAGGTCGCTGATGATGGCTATAAAATCCTCCCCCGCCGAAGGCACCGCCACGTTCTTGGTGATAGTGACGCTCGCCTTCTGAGCGACCCCTTGGATGAATTCCAGCCCGC from Acidovorax sp. FHTAMBA carries:
- a CDS encoding ABC transporter substrate-binding protein encodes the protein MRSFKLRVHATLVLLCFYVAGQTATAGEVVVAHVGPFSGPLAVNGLANLEGTKACISEANADGGINGNTLRLVQRDDEYKPEKTIAVMRDVAASEKPVAFLNLLGSANVAALIKDSTLESLKVPVVGVTPGADVLRSPGSPWMFHTHASDNAQLARIVQHLSMIGIKRIAVVYQDIPFGRGGLEFIQGVAQKASVTITKNVAVPSAGEDFIAIISDLRQSNAQAYVMILVPNSGAAFAAQIRDAGDATPVYGMSYVPVQGVVDKAGNAAAAGIGLAQVTPNTDSTSSALIRRFRAAMEHHAPKDTARTQLHLIGYLNCRVLVEGLRQTDRAPTPEGLRRALQKLRVDLGGYTVDFAGGNVGSRYVDIGVVTRGGRLQY